TGTGCCTATGTGCTACAAAGTGAAAAACGATTCGATAATTTTCGAGGAATTGAGTAGCAAAGGCTACTCAATGCGGGATAAGCTATTTGACAAGACGCTCGTGCGTGCGGGCTTAAGCGCTCTCGCGCGACTGCACGCCGCCTCCCTGCTGGCGGAAACTCGCCTCGGCAAACCCTTAAACCAACTGTATCCCGATGTCTTCATAGAAATAGAGTTCAATCGCGAGGGACTGACGCGGAAGTGGTTCGAAGCGGGTGTCGATGTTGCCGCGGCCATAGCTGAGCGGCTGGGACACGATCCCGACCTGATACGATCGACCTGCGAGCAGGTGTATTACGCCATGAAGCCGTCATGCACAAAGGCGAACGTGGTCAGTCATGGAGATCTCTGGGGCAACAATCTTCTCTTCAATAACGACGCGATGCCTAAATGCTTGCTGATAGACTTTCAATTGTTCAGGTATTCTCCCTTGGCGCACGACGTAGCACAGTTTTTGTACCAGTGCGCGGACCGGGATTTCCGAGAGACTTGGGAAAGCGCGATGTTGCTTCATTATTACGATACGCTGCGCGAGACTCTAAACATTCACGAAATTCATACGCAAACACCCTCATGGTCTGAACTGATCAAAGGCATGGAGGAACAACGATTAGGCGCTCTTATTACCGCGATAATCCGCTTTCCTATGGTTCTAATGGACGAGAATGGCGCGCGGATTCTGAACGACCCGGCATCTTACGCCGATTATTGGTTTCGGAATAGGAAAGAGATTGTCCTCTCTACCATGGAGAAAGATCCGATATACGAAAGAAGGATCAGCGAAGCTGTCGTCGAACTTGCCGAAGTCGCTTCACGACTGGATCAACTACCAAAACCATCTTAGAAAGTTAgagatgtattttatatagttttttaagacgtaccaaattttttattaacgttacatcaacgcactttgtacatttcttatatattttaatttataaggaATTTATGCgtttactaaattaataattttattatcgtaCTATTGTAATTTGTACAGCAATTTTTACACGAATCAAAGAATAGTCTTGATCAGAAAATATAGTGGATAGAAAAAACCAATCGTGGTTGATAAATTGTGCGTTTGTATCGTTGTCTATATCAACTAATATTCGTCAAATTttcattcttaaaatatattttgcataattaaattcttgaagcaacataaagaaaattctataattttacataaaatgttatatgtattacatacatgtgattatatcttattatatcttacaacatatgtatatatgaattGCGAACaatttgtttcatatatttaaacattttttttatttaaaagctattaaatcataaacaatatgacattaaaaaataagtactaATGCATGTttatctatgtatatatattaaaatgaagtTTAGTTATTCTAAATGCGATTTGTTGTTTCGTTTATAACactaatcttatttaaaatatgacaaaaaagatataaaagtctaaagatatcatttttatctactttttcttataaataaaatacagtgtttttattatagattgCAGGTTTAATTATTGtcggaaaatttattgaaatttctaTACTTCaattacaagaaattaaaacCGCGATCTTTAATTGCGTTTGTCGAtacaaatataacatttatgcGATAATTTTGCATTACAACACGATGAATGCCGCAACCACTACAAAGAATCAAAACAATTTTCCCAAGCACGTTTCCATGTTTTGCgacaaataaagatataaaaattaagcttTAGAAacgttgtaattttttttcgagtcAACCCACAACTTAAACACACAACAGAAaacaaacatatttatttatttgtgcttctaattttgtttatatgtatacaaacgCACGTGTACAACGTACTTACGTACGAAAGAGAAAGTTTTCCAGAAGAAGCAACTAGTACATTTATATTCTGCATGCAATGTATATACTTGTATaatcttgataaaaattcaatacattGAACAAAGAACTAATCATACTTCCCTTAATCTTCTATAGTTAATAAACCAAATTGTTACAccaaagattatatttaaaagtactataaaattattaatttgaattattcaaattaaaaaaactttgatttttaaattacatagttttagcaaataaacaatatcttatatacttgcaaatataataatgaaggGATGAATAAGGTCAGAAAAGAACTCTTCCCTTAATTTggtcaatattttatttattccttcattttagtttaaacaatttgttcaTTCGGGGGAATATCCCCGTAAAATGAATATGATATAGTAAATATGTtcctttttacaatttataccatatacacaataataataataattaataagaatcttaaacataatataatatataataatcaaaataattaataataattagaatataatagtaataatgctAAATCTAAGGCGCaaaacataaacaaaaatataggGTACACGTTATAGTGAAACCGTCCCCATTAAACGACGGCATTTATGCTATGTATGTACGCATTTACAGACCGCTCATCAACATTAATACGTCATTTCATGACAACATCCTCGTCACatcactttaatttattatttttagtaaaggctctctctctctctttctctcgctcccaCTCTCTCAATCCGTTTAAGCTGAGATTACTATAAAATAGGTAAAAAAGCCCTGTTTCACAAAATATCTCgcaaatatatagatatatatatgtatatgtatatattgtcaCGGGTCTTTCTCTTCCCACGTTTTATCTCCCCTGTCGCCGTTGTCTCACGTGATACGTTTTATCATTAGTTTGTCTTTCGCTCTTCGCGTATGGTGTAAGAGTCAAAGGCTATACCGACTCGTCGAGGAAATGCGCGTTTCCGCGAGAGCgaaaaaaagaacgaaatGCGTGCAAAATGACGAAAGACCTCAACCGATCAGACGTACACGGAGCAAAACTAAGACGGAGTCGAGGTAGCCCTCGGCTCGTATTGCGATCGACCGGAAATGAACCCTCTTAAAAGCaaaaacgaaaagaaagaagagtaCGTTGACAAAGAACGACTCGTCTCGACGCGCGATCGTCCTTTTCTGCCGTCTTTTAATTTACGATGTCAATTCGCacggagtttttttttttttgcaacgtGAGTAATAAAAGGGGATGGAATAGTGTAACTATTAAAGAGTTTTGCGTTTATATTGATTACTTGGTGTACAAAGTGAGGCATCTGGAACGTTTACGATACATTCGTCGAAGGAGTATTACAAGTCACTTCGTGCATCCGCTATGTGTAAATTTTGTACTTCCTTCCCGCCGCTGCAATGTCGAAAATATTGTGTGTCtggtgtgtgtatgtgtgagtgTACCGACGacgaaacaaataattaacgaGGAAGTTGTATTGCTGTGATAGACAATGGGCACGGCCGAAAGCATTGATCGATCATTGACGTATTAAGATAACAGTTCGATATTCATTTCTCTCGATGTGAAATAACTTTGATCTCGGTTTTACTTTACTCTTTATCTTTGTTCTAAAATTTGGGAAAAGCTAAAGAGCATTCATTAATGGAAGTGATTACAAGAAGTTTGTATAACTGAATGTGATACATTTCTTGTTATTCTTGTTATATGATTAACGCGatcttttacatttgtatttctaaaaattgtaattgtaaaatttcataaGTGAAAATCGATCGCAGAtcgaaatatataaagttctattacgctttttaaaattttaatcattaataatgacgagttttcaataaaaaaactgaatcCTTTCAGTTCAgcatgaaaatattaaactttaacgTACGTCTTCAATTCATTGCGTAAATTGTACGTTAACATACAATTAATGTCTTCATCGTAtcgtttgaaaaaatttctttcgcTGTAGACCGATCTctaccaaaaataaaattcacatgCAAATCTATCTCTTCAGTCATTCTTTCGTTTCTCCGCTCGTAGGTCACTTTGCTCAACGAGAATAAGcgtcaaaaaattattctgtaaAAAGACTCGTAATAATTTCCGTTTTAAAACATCTAAAGTTCGGCCGAGCACATTTGTATGCGTGTATGTTGCGTAATTGATTTTCATGCAGTAAACGTGTCTCCCGAAAATTATGCATATGCGTGTCAGCCTCCGCGCCAATAAAtacgataattaattaacgattaaaataaatacgaaGCAAATAGGTAATTATATCTCATTAAGCGATATAATTTGGTCTCTCCTTGGTGCGGTTTGCTCATTCACGTGTCCTCCGACTTCTCTCAATATCCTCTAATTAATTCTGTCTGCTTCTTCTCGCTGCTACCTATCCTTCCAGCTATCTTTCGCCTGTCTGCTGCCTGCCTGTCACTAAACGATTCGTTAAGTATGTCCAGTGAACGTGTAATTAGTCAATGTGGAGtgttgtgtatgtgtgtgtgtgtatatatatatatctatatgtatatatatacatttctctttctttctctttctttccctctctttctcagCACGTGTATGTCGCATGGTCGTAATGCCAATTAAAGACGGCCGTCTGTCGCGTATATTGCTTGCTCGGCTCGACGAAACTCCGCGTCGCACGAAGGAAAGGTAGATTTTCTCTAAGTGTCGTCAAGTATCGTAACaaagcaaaaaagaaaagagaaaaagctgcagtaaaaaaaaaaaggaaatcgATTTCCACACGTTTCGACAGCAATCGTTGATAGTCTACGGCGCGAGCTAATAAATGATAACTCGTAAATTAAAAGAGGGGATGGAAGAAAAGATCTCTTTTCGTTTCTACCCTCGCCGTCGTACACGGAGTCCGTCCACATGGTATACGTGTTGTATTGCGTCATTACGAACGCACAATCAACACAATTAGTCGGATTACTTGCGCACTGTTCGGTGTCAACCAACAGCGTACAGATTGCTTCGCCAACTTCAAAATACGCTGCCGCGTGTATTAAGCCACCCTGTCCGCTCGCCCGTCTGTCCGTTTGCGAAACGTTCGCAGCCATGCGTCGTGTCGTCAAAAGGAAAAGGGGAAGAATTGAACATTTGCTGCGATCGAATGTGATGGAATGCGGAGAGATACAATTTCCATAATTGCCAtcgtgagaaaaaaatagattttccaatatacaatataaataacagaTACGTAATTACACAAacatcatataatatataattaaatattaataaaattattttttttaataagttaaatattgtacaataaattcaatgacttattaaagatattgtattattaactcttctataataataataataataataataataataataataatttaataaattaaattatatttggtgatttaaaataattaattataattaataaataattttaatatattaacataaaattacatgtgCAATTTCTCATGACCATTCTGCATTTGTGGTTTACCGAAAGCATTTCGTACACATAGATATCTCAAACCGATCTCTTTCGCGAAAAAtcatcaaacaaaaaataattaaaggaaCTTACCCATTCTTATATAGGATGTTATGGGAGGACTTTAACGATGATATGCGAGGAATAATACGATCAGTCGATCTGCGAGGCTTGTTTTAATATCGACCGA
This genomic window from Monomorium pharaonis isolate MP-MQ-018 chromosome 8, ASM1337386v2, whole genome shotgun sequence contains:
- the LOC105830529 gene encoding uncharacterized protein LOC105830529, which translates into the protein METTDGTKNNIYNLLSSEEVKEVVKRSLSNDADLIEYAIRPYSDDKVGFLGSHYLLDIVATREKETVTLAFFLKTVPYHVPDQANYVIEKGVFHKETKFYSVIMPLLNEGYRGEPYVPMCYKVKNDSIIFEELSSKGYSMRDKLFDKTLVRAGLSALARLHAASLLAETRLGKPLNQLYPDVFIEIEFNREGLTRKWFEAGVDVAAAIAERLGHDPDLIRSTCEQVYYAMKPSCTKANVVSHGDLWGNNLLFNNDAMPKCLLIDFQLFRYSPLAHDVAQFLYQCADRDFRETWESAMLLHYYDTLRETLNIHEIHTQTPSWSELIKGMEEQRLGALITAIIRFPMVLMDENGARILNDPASYADYWFRNRKEIVLSTMEKDPIYERRISEAVVELAEVASRLDQLPKPS